A genome region from Bacteroidia bacterium includes the following:
- the ccoN gene encoding cytochrome-c oxidase, cbb3-type subunit I, with product MEEQKHTNVSTQSGLETFYYDNKTVRNFAYATVFWGVIGMLAGLWAALSLYYPEVNLGFAATTFGRMRPVHTNAVIFAFVGNAIFAGVYYSLQRLTKARMFSDVLSKIHFWGWQFLILAGALTLWLGFTQAKEYAELEWPLDIAITLLWVVFGINMMGTIIKRREKHLYVAIWFYIGTWVAVAMLHIVNSMAMPYSLFGSVSWYAGVQDALVQWWYGHNAVAFFLTTPFLGLMYYFIPKAANRPVYSYRWSIIHFWALIFIYIWAGPHHLLYTALPEWAQGLGTVFSIMLIAPSWGGMLNGLLTLRGAWDRVREDAILKFFVVALTCYGMATFEGPMLSLKSVNAISHYTDWTIAHVHVGALGWNGFLAFGMLYWMIPRLFGTKLYSNKLANQHFWIGIVGIIFYVIPLYWAAFTQSLMWKQFTPEGVLKYQFMETVNTILPMYGLRALGGTFYLVGVFMLIYNLFKTIKSGKLIENEMAQAAALPKFEIKSNVKEHWHSWVEKRPVQMVILSLIAVGIGGLVEMVPTFLVKSNVPTISSVQPYSALELYGRSIYIREGCYTCHSQMIRPFRDEEARYGEYSKAGEFVYDHPYQWGSKRTGPDLQRLGGKYPDSWHFNHMLEPTSTTFGSIMPPYPWLFKDKVDKSKTFSMIKAMKRLGVPYPDGYENNANDEMDKQAEKIQSSLKKDKIEISKDKEIIALIAYLQRLGTDLKKDVNELSTIK from the coding sequence ATGGAAGAACAAAAACACACAAATGTCTCGACACAGTCGGGGCTTGAGACATTTTACTACGACAACAAAACTGTAAGAAACTTTGCGTATGCCACTGTTTTTTGGGGAGTTATCGGGATGTTAGCCGGTCTATGGGCTGCATTGTCCCTTTACTATCCTGAAGTAAATCTTGGCTTTGCAGCAACAACATTTGGACGTATGCGTCCAGTACATACAAATGCTGTAATTTTTGCATTTGTTGGTAATGCTATTTTTGCCGGTGTATATTACTCTTTACAAAGACTAACAAAAGCCAGAATGTTTTCTGATGTATTGAGCAAAATTCATTTCTGGGGCTGGCAATTTCTGATTCTTGCCGGAGCATTAACTTTATGGTTAGGTTTTACGCAAGCAAAAGAATATGCAGAATTAGAATGGCCTCTTGATATTGCTATTACATTGCTATGGGTTGTATTCGGCATCAACATGATGGGTACAATCATCAAGCGTAGAGAAAAACATTTATATGTAGCTATATGGTTCTATATTGGAACATGGGTAGCTGTGGCTATGTTGCATATTGTAAACTCTATGGCAATGCCATATTCACTTTTCGGTAGTGTGAGCTGGTATGCCGGTGTGCAAGATGCCTTGGTTCAATGGTGGTATGGGCACAATGCTGTTGCCTTCTTTTTGACAACTCCTTTCTTAGGTTTAATGTACTACTTTATTCCTAAAGCAGCCAACCGTCCAGTATATTCCTATCGTTGGTCTATCATCCATTTTTGGGCTTTAATTTTCATTTATATCTGGGCAGGACCTCACCACTTGCTTTATACTGCACTTCCTGAATGGGCACAAGGACTGGGAACTGTTTTCTCAATCATGTTGATTGCTCCTTCTTGGGGTGGTATGTTAAACGGGTTGTTGACATTGCGTGGAGCTTGGGACAGAGTGCGAGAGGATGCAATCCTTAAATTCTTTGTGGTAGCATTGACTTGTTATGGTATGGCAACTTTTGAAGGTCCAATGCTTTCTCTCAAAAGTGTTAATGCTATCAGCCACTACACTGACTGGACTATAGCTCACGTTCACGTGGGTGCATTGGGTTGGAATGGCTTTCTTGCATTCGGAATGCTCTATTGGATGATTCCGCGTTTGTTTGGTACAAAATTGTATTCTAATAAATTAGCAAATCAACACTTTTGGATAGGTATTGTTGGTATTATTTTCTATGTAATACCTTTATACTGGGCTGCATTTACCCAGAGTCTAATGTGGAAACAGTTTACCCCTGAAGGTGTATTAAAGTATCAGTTTATGGAAACTGTAAATACCATTTTGCCTATGTATGGATTAAGGGCATTAGGAGGTACATTCTATTTGGTTGGCGTATTCATGCTGATTTACAACTTATTTAAAACAATTAAATCAGGTAAACTGATTGAAAATGAAATGGCACAAGCAGCAGCTTTGCCAAAATTTGAAATAAAGTCTAATGTAAAAGAACACTGGCATTCATGGGTAGAGAAAAGACCAGTTCAGATGGTCATTTTATCACTTATTGCCGTAGGAATCGGAGGATTGGTAGAGATGGTTCCAACCTTCTTGGTAAAATCGAATGTGCCTACAATCAGCAGTGTGCAACCCTATTCAGCTTTAGAACTTTATGGCAGGAGTATCTATATCCGCGAAGGTTGTTATACTTGTCACTCACAAATGATAAGACCATTTAGAGACGAAGAAGCTCGTTATGGTGAATATTCAAAAGCAGGAGAGTTTGTATATGACCACCCTTATCAATGGGGTTCTAAGCGCACAGGACCGGATTTGCAACGATTGGGCGGTAAATACCCTGACAGTTGGCATTTTAATCACATGTTAGAACCTACCTCTACAACATTCGGTTCTATTATGCCTCCTTATCCTTGGCTGTTCAAAGATAAGGTTGATAAAAGCAAAACTTTTAGCATGATTAAAGCCATGAAACGACTTGGTGTTCCTTATCCCGATGGATATGAAAACAATGCTAATGACGAAATGGATAAGCAAGCAGAGAAAATTCAATCTTCATTGAAAAAAGATAAAATCGAAATCAGTAAAGATAAAGAGATTATCGCTCTTATTGCGTATTTACAAAGACTTGGAACTGATTTGAAGAAAGACGTTAACGAACTTAGTACCATAAAATAA
- the ccoS gene encoding cbb3-type cytochrome oxidase assembly protein CcoS: MGVMVILLGVSLFVGILFLIAFIWSVKSGQFEDDYSPAHKILFEPQIKQQDEDYQHNQTKTNH; the protein is encoded by the coding sequence ATGGGAGTAATGGTCATATTGTTAGGGGTGAGCTTATTCGTGGGCATATTATTTCTGATTGCATTTATTTGGTCAGTCAAAAGCGGTCAGTTCGAAGATGATTATTCCCCTGCACACAAAATTCTCTTTGAACCTCAAATCAAACAACAAGACGAAGACTATCAACACAATCAAACAAAAACCAATCATTAA
- the eno gene encoding phosphopyruvate hydratase: MSQIVDIIARQILDSRGNPTVEADVITEDGFIGRAAVPSGASTGIHEAVELRDKDQSKFLGKGVLNAVKNVEDKIAGALVGMEVQEQKELDQVMIDLDGSENKSILGANAVLAVSLAAAKAASQEVGLPLYRYLGGVNACTLPVPMMNILNGGSHADNSIDFQEFMIMPFGADTFSDALRMGVEVFHHLKSVLKEKGYSTNVGDEGGFAPNIKSNEEAIETVLRAIEKAGYVPGEDIYIAMDAASSEFYIEEEGVYHFKKSSGDKLTSDEMVGYWTEWINKYPIVSIEDGLWEDDWKGWEKLTQAIGKRVQLVGDDLFVTNVKRLQEGIDRHIANSILVKVNQIGTLTETIDAINLATRNSYTNIISHRSGETEDAFIADLAVAMNSGQIKTGSASRSDRMAKYNQLLRIEQELGAQAFFPGKRFKFIK; this comes from the coding sequence ATGAGCCAAATAGTTGACATTATTGCCAGACAAATACTTGATTCGCGTGGAAACCCAACCGTAGAAGCAGATGTAATCACAGAAGATGGATTTATTGGTCGTGCTGCCGTTCCTTCCGGTGCTTCTACAGGAATTCATGAAGCAGTTGAATTAAGAGATAAAGACCAATCAAAGTTTCTTGGAAAAGGAGTACTGAATGCCGTTAAAAATGTTGAAGACAAAATTGCAGGAGCGCTTGTGGGCATGGAAGTACAGGAACAAAAAGAGTTAGATCAGGTGATGATTGACTTAGATGGCTCAGAAAACAAATCTATTCTGGGTGCCAATGCTGTACTTGCCGTTTCACTTGCAGCAGCCAAAGCCGCTTCACAAGAAGTGGGATTGCCTTTATACAGATATCTTGGTGGAGTGAATGCATGCACACTTCCGGTGCCAATGATGAACATTCTAAACGGAGGTTCACATGCGGACAACTCTATTGACTTCCAAGAATTTATGATAATGCCATTCGGAGCAGATACATTTAGTGATGCTCTCAGAATGGGGGTTGAAGTGTTTCACCATCTCAAGAGTGTACTCAAGGAAAAAGGGTATTCAACCAATGTGGGTGACGAAGGCGGCTTTGCACCTAATATTAAATCCAATGAAGAAGCCATAGAAACAGTGTTGCGTGCGATAGAAAAAGCGGGCTATGTTCCCGGTGAAGACATCTATATTGCCATGGATGCTGCTTCTTCTGAATTTTACATAGAAGAAGAGGGTGTTTATCATTTCAAGAAATCTAGCGGAGACAAACTCACCAGTGATGAAATGGTAGGCTATTGGACAGAATGGATAAACAAATACCCCATTGTTTCCATTGAGGACGGCTTGTGGGAAGATGATTGGAAAGGTTGGGAGAAATTGACACAAGCAATTGGAAAAAGAGTGCAACTGGTGGGTGATGATTTATTTGTAACCAATGTAAAACGATTACAAGAAGGTATTGACAGGCACATCGCTAATTCTATTTTAGTTAAAGTAAATCAAATAGGGACTTTAACAGAAACTATTGATGCAATTAACCTCGCCACCCGCAATAGTTATACTAATATCATCAGCCATCGAAGCGGTGAAACGGAGGATGCTTTCATTGCAGACTTGGCTGTTGCTATGAACTCCGGTCAAATTAAAACGGGTTCTGCATCTCGCAGCGACAGAATGGCAAAGTACAACCAATTATTGCGTATTGAACAAGAGTTAGGTGCCCAAGCATTTTTTCCCGGAAAGAGATTCAAGTTTATTAAATAA
- the carA gene encoding glutamine-hydrolyzing carbamoyl-phosphate synthase small subunit, producing the protein MSISKNKAILLLEDGTIFKGFAIGKIGTTTGEICFSTGLTGYQELYTDPSFFGQILVQTFVHVGNYGTNENEIESDNIQIHGLVCKSFASHYSRKLATKSLQDYFIEKGVVGIEGVDTRAIVQHIRQKGSMNAIISSEIFDIETLKSKLALVPSMAGLELSSQVSTKSFYTMGNESAPLRVAVLDFGIKQNILRNLVNRNVYCGIYPAKTDFNELLKFKPDGVMLPNGPGDPGTMTYAVNTVKQIMEANIPTFGICMGNQLLGQAFGLKTFKMKNGHRGLNHPVKNIQTGKCEITVQNHGFALKNEPNEMIEVTHINLNDETIEGIRVKGKPVFSVQYHPEAAPGPHDSHYLFDDFISLMQANKK; encoded by the coding sequence ATGAGTATATCTAAAAATAAAGCCATCTTACTTCTTGAAGATGGAACTATTTTCAAGGGATTTGCAATCGGAAAAATAGGAACAACAACAGGAGAAATATGTTTTAGCACAGGATTAACCGGATACCAAGAACTTTATACCGACCCTTCTTTTTTTGGTCAGATATTAGTTCAAACTTTTGTTCACGTAGGAAACTATGGTACTAATGAAAATGAAATTGAGTCCGACAATATTCAAATTCACGGATTGGTTTGTAAGAGTTTTGCGAGTCATTACTCCAGAAAGCTGGCTACCAAAAGCTTACAGGATTATTTCATAGAAAAAGGAGTAGTAGGTATTGAAGGCGTTGACACCCGTGCAATTGTGCAACATATTCGCCAAAAGGGTTCAATGAATGCTATCATCTCTTCTGAGATTTTTGACATTGAGACATTAAAATCTAAACTTGCCTTAGTGCCATCTATGGCAGGTCTTGAACTATCTTCTCAGGTTTCTACAAAAAGTTTCTACACTATGGGCAACGAATCTGCACCGCTAAGAGTAGCAGTATTAGATTTTGGTATAAAGCAAAATATTCTGCGAAATTTAGTTAATAGAAACGTCTATTGTGGAATTTATCCTGCAAAGACTGATTTTAATGAATTGCTCAAATTTAAACCTGACGGAGTAATGCTTCCTAACGGACCCGGAGATCCCGGCACTATGACTTATGCAGTCAATACCGTTAAACAAATCATGGAAGCTAATATTCCAACATTTGGAATTTGTATGGGAAATCAATTGTTAGGACAAGCGTTCGGGCTAAAGACTTTCAAAATGAAAAACGGACATAGGGGTTTAAACCATCCGGTCAAAAATATTCAAACAGGAAAATGTGAAATTACGGTTCAAAATCATGGATTCGCGCTTAAAAATGAGCCTAACGAAATGATTGAAGTAACACATATTAACCTCAATGATGAAACTATAGAGGGTATTAGAGTAAAAGGAAAACCGGTGTTTTCGGTTCAATACCACCCTGAAGCAGCTCCGGGTCCTCACGACTCTCACTATCTTTTTGATGATTTTATTTCATTAATGCAAGCAAACAAAAAATAA
- a CDS encoding co-chaperone GroES: MAVNIKPLADRVLVEPAAAEEKTSSGIYIPDTAKEKPQRGVVVAVGSGKKDEPLTVKSGDVVLYGKYSGTEISLEGKDYLIMRESDILAII; encoded by the coding sequence ATGGCAGTAAATATTAAACCACTTGCAGACAGAGTTCTAGTTGAACCTGCAGCTGCAGAAGAAAAAACATCCAGCGGAATTTATATCCCTGACACAGCAAAGGAAAAGCCACAACGCGGTGTTGTTGTAGCAGTAGGAAGCGGGAAAAAAGATGAACCGTTAACTGTAAAATCCGGTGATGTTGTGTTGTATGGAAAATATTCAGGCACAGAAATTTCACTCGAAGGCAAGGATTATCTTATTATGAGAGAGTCAGACATTCTTGCTATTATATAA
- the groL gene encoding chaperonin GroEL (60 kDa chaperone family; promotes refolding of misfolded polypeptides especially under stressful conditions; forms two stacked rings of heptamers to form a barrel-shaped 14mer; ends can be capped by GroES; misfolded proteins enter the barrel where they are refolded when GroES binds) has product MAKEIKFNIDARDNLKKGIDELANAVKVTLGPKGRNVVIDKKFGSPQITKDGVSVAKEIELKDPAQNMGAQMLKEVASKTADIAGDGTTTATVLAQAIVSTGLKNVAAGANPIDVKRGIDKAVSAVVAELKNMSKEVGDDNNKIKQVATISANNDHEIGTLIAEAMQKVGKDGVITVEEAKGTDTTVDIVEGMQFDRGYLSPYFVTNTDKMEAELEDALVLIYDKKISTMKDLLPVLEKVVQTGKPLVIISEEVEGEALATLVVNKIRGSLKIAAVKAPGFGDRRKEMLQDIAILTGGNVISEEQGRKLEDASLADLGKAEKITINKEHTTIVNGAGSKELIVARVNQIKAQIEATTSDYDREKLQERLAKLAGGVAVLYIGAASEVEMKEKKDRVDDALHATRAAVEEGIVPGGGTSFIRAITALEKLTGNNDDETTGIQIIKRALEEPLRQIVTNAGLESSIIVQKVKEGKDDFGFNAHTEEYENLIKSGVIDPTKVARVALENAASVASMILTTECALIETVEENAGAGHASMGGGMPGMGGMGY; this is encoded by the coding sequence ATGGCTAAAGAAATTAAATTTAATATTGACGCAAGAGATAACCTCAAAAAAGGTATTGATGAGCTTGCTAATGCAGTAAAAGTTACACTTGGACCTAAAGGTCGCAATGTGGTTATAGATAAGAAATTCGGCTCACCTCAAATCACCAAAGATGGTGTGAGTGTTGCGAAGGAAATTGAATTAAAAGACCCTGCTCAAAATATGGGTGCGCAAATGTTAAAAGAAGTAGCAAGCAAGACTGCTGATATTGCCGGTGATGGAACAACTACTGCTACTGTACTTGCACAAGCAATTGTTTCAACAGGTTTGAAAAATGTGGCTGCCGGTGCAAATCCTATTGATGTAAAAAGAGGTATTGACAAAGCAGTGAGCGCAGTGGTTGCAGAACTTAAAAATATGTCAAAAGAAGTAGGTGATGACAACAATAAAATCAAACAAGTTGCTACTATTTCCGCAAATAATGACCACGAAATCGGTACTTTGATTGCAGAAGCAATGCAAAAAGTTGGTAAAGATGGCGTAATCACCGTGGAAGAAGCTAAAGGAACTGATACAACTGTTGATATTGTTGAAGGAATGCAATTTGACAGAGGATACCTTTCTCCTTATTTTGTTACCAATACTGACAAAATGGAAGCAGAGTTAGAAGATGCTCTTGTACTTATTTATGACAAGAAGATTTCTACAATGAAAGACCTTCTTCCTGTGTTGGAGAAAGTTGTACAAACAGGAAAACCTCTTGTTATTATTTCTGAAGAAGTTGAAGGTGAGGCCCTTGCTACATTGGTAGTTAACAAAATCAGAGGTTCTTTGAAAATTGCTGCTGTTAAAGCTCCGGGATTTGGAGACCGCAGAAAAGAAATGTTACAAGATATTGCTATTTTGACTGGTGGTAATGTTATCAGCGAAGAGCAAGGCAGAAAACTTGAAGATGCTTCTCTTGCAGACTTAGGAAAAGCGGAGAAAATCACTATCAACAAAGAACATACAACGATTGTGAACGGAGCAGGAAGCAAAGAGCTTATTGTTGCAAGAGTAAACCAAATCAAAGCGCAAATTGAAGCTACAACCAGTGATTATGATCGTGAAAAATTGCAAGAAAGACTTGCTAAATTAGCCGGTGGTGTTGCTGTATTGTACATTGGAGCTGCTTCTGAGGTTGAAATGAAAGAGAAAAAAGACCGTGTAGATGATGCACTTCATGCAACACGTGCTGCGGTTGAGGAAGGTATTGTCCCCGGTGGAGGTACTTCTTTCATCCGTGCCATAACTGCACTTGAAAAATTAACCGGAAATAATGATGACGAAACAACCGGTATTCAAATAATCAAAAGAGCATTAGAAGAACCACTTCGTCAAATTGTTACCAATGCAGGACTTGAAAGCTCTATCATTGTTCAAAAGGTTAAAGAAGGAAAAGATGATTTTGGATTTAATGCACATACTGAGGAATATGAAAACCTTATTAAATCAGGTGTAATTGATCCTACCAAAGTGGCTCGTGTAGCATTAGAAAACGCTGCTTCGGTTGCAAGTATGATTTTGACAACAGAATGTGCTTTGATTGAGACTGTAGAAGAAAATGCCGGTGCAGGTCATGCTTCTATGGGCGGTGGAATGCCGGGCATGGGTGGTATGGGATACTAA
- the ppk1 gene encoding polyphosphate kinase 1: MQKKEKRLINRELSWLSFNARVLQEAADPRVPLLERLRFLGIFSNNQDEFFRVRVATNRRMLLVKKGEFDSDIYKEDIKKTLSLIQHEVVNLQKQYDNIFFDLIEELKQQHIYWIDEKRLNPLQAQEVMRYFKDEVLSHLFPALLQDDKEIPLLKDSAIYLAVRMYKRRGNETRYAIVEIPTRAKERFFLLPAHEGNRYILFLDDVIRANLRTLFSIFDYDTYDAYTIKITRDAELDIEMDLSENMYVKIKKALKLRTKGELVRFVYDKEMPKDMLKFFLKKLGLSKESTLAGQRYHNFKDLMKFPVSKGLEKLQYKPFEQIAVHDFETAGNLFDKLTRKDYLLTHPYQSFDYVIRFLRESALDPNVTSIKIALYRVASYSNIVNALINAANNGKNVFVMMELKARFDEESNIYWSKKLVEAGANVFYGYEKLKVHAKICLVSRNEGNQIRQYAHIGTGNYNAVTAKYYVDHSLLTADKRITAELDMVFQAIDHFEEYKPKFQHLLVSPYNTRSSIIAKIQQEIENKKTGKPAWVKIKLNNLTDPVLIEKFYEASQHGVQIDMIVRGICCLIPGVKGLSDNIKVISIVDRFLEHSRLFIFCANNQLEYYFGSADLMQRNLDNRIEVITPVYDSEIKVELARFFDIQWKDNVKARIIDSQNTNEYRLPSEPKIRSQRQIYRVIVKNEQEKR, from the coding sequence ATGCAAAAAAAAGAAAAGAGGTTAATTAATAGGGAACTCAGTTGGCTCTCTTTTAATGCCAGAGTATTGCAAGAAGCAGCCGATCCGCGAGTCCCGTTGTTAGAACGATTAAGATTCTTAGGGATTTTTTCTAACAACCAAGATGAGTTCTTCAGGGTGCGGGTGGCAACCAACCGAAGGATGTTATTGGTAAAAAAAGGTGAATTTGACAGCGACATATACAAAGAAGATATCAAAAAGACCTTATCGCTTATCCAACACGAAGTAGTGAATTTGCAAAAGCAATATGACAACATTTTCTTTGACTTAATTGAAGAACTCAAACAACAGCATATTTACTGGATTGATGAAAAGAGGCTAAACCCTTTGCAAGCGCAAGAAGTAATGCGATATTTCAAAGATGAAGTGCTATCTCACCTTTTTCCTGCGTTACTCCAAGACGACAAAGAAATTCCGCTACTGAAGGATTCTGCCATATATCTTGCAGTACGAATGTATAAGAGAAGAGGCAATGAAACACGTTATGCCATTGTTGAAATTCCTACTCGTGCAAAAGAGCGATTCTTTTTATTGCCCGCACACGAAGGCAATCGTTATATACTTTTTTTAGATGATGTCATCAGAGCCAATCTACGCACCTTGTTTAGTATTTTTGATTATGACACTTATGATGCCTACACAATCAAAATCACCAGAGATGCCGAATTGGACATTGAAATGGATTTGTCCGAGAATATGTATGTTAAAATAAAAAAAGCTTTAAAACTTAGAACCAAAGGGGAACTGGTCCGTTTTGTATATGACAAAGAAATGCCAAAAGACATGCTCAAATTTTTTCTTAAAAAACTTGGGTTGAGTAAAGAAAGCACGTTGGCGGGGCAGCGCTATCATAACTTTAAAGATTTAATGAAATTTCCGGTTTCAAAAGGATTGGAAAAATTACAATACAAACCGTTTGAACAGATTGCAGTACATGACTTTGAGACTGCCGGTAATCTTTTTGACAAATTAACGCGCAAAGACTATTTGCTCACCCATCCTTATCAATCTTTCGACTATGTCATACGTTTCCTCAGAGAATCTGCGCTTGATCCCAATGTTACCAGCATCAAAATTGCGCTCTACCGAGTTGCTTCATATTCAAACATAGTTAACGCCCTTATTAATGCAGCCAATAACGGCAAAAATGTGTTTGTGATGATGGAATTAAAGGCACGTTTTGATGAAGAATCAAATATCTATTGGAGCAAAAAATTGGTAGAAGCAGGAGCGAATGTGTTTTATGGATATGAAAAACTCAAAGTACATGCAAAAATCTGCTTGGTATCCAGAAATGAAGGAAATCAAATCAGGCAATATGCACACATTGGAACCGGTAACTATAATGCCGTAACCGCAAAATACTATGTTGACCACTCGTTGTTAACTGCCGACAAAAGGATTACCGCTGAATTAGACATGGTTTTTCAGGCAATTGATCATTTTGAAGAATACAAACCTAAGTTCCAACATTTACTTGTTTCTCCGTATAATACACGCTCTTCCATTATTGCAAAAATTCAACAAGAGATAGAAAACAAAAAAACAGGAAAGCCGGCTTGGGTTAAAATCAAATTAAACAACCTGACAGACCCTGTTTTGATTGAGAAATTTTATGAAGCATCTCAGCACGGAGTTCAGATAGATATGATAGTCAGAGGAATCTGTTGTCTTATTCCGGGTGTTAAAGGCTTAAGTGATAATATAAAAGTAATTAGTATAGTGGACAGATTTTTGGAACATTCGCGCTTATTTATTTTCTGTGCAAATAACCAACTTGAGTATTATTTTGGTAGTGCAGATTTGATGCAAAGAAATTTAGATAACAGGATTGAAGTGATTACACCTGTTTATGACTCAGAAATCAAAGTAGAACTTGCGCGATTCTTTGACATACAATGGAAAGACAATGTGAAGGCTAGAATCATAGATTCACAGAACACTAATGAATATAGACTTCCTTCAGAACCTAAAATACGTTCACAAAGACAAATTTACCGTGTGATTGTTAAGAATGAACAAGAGAAAAGATAG
- a CDS encoding oligosaccharide flippase family protein, giving the protein MSTNRHFLRDSIVFQGLNWMVKPLWIFLIDREVQNFLGLEVYGKYLIHFNFTFLFIVLLDIGMHNYQTRQVAENRGFLETGTPGLLWIKLLLSIFYLLFVWQAGLFNGLGSFWLLAIGINQVLNSWILFFRSTLAGLHLFRIEAVISVLDRTLAGIGCGLFLFVPNLQPYFGLKEFVLFQTVALTIGLLIVVGICIRKKALLSIALPDFSKFKALFIANLPFAILTMIMNFYTRLDVIFISHLRPETANFEAGIYAHSFRFLDAAGMYAMLFTGMLLPIFSRQLAQKEDFRSILKLVLKFVIIPGLWLVVMALQKGAEIMDLLYTTDNIEETMYSAAVFTWLMASYLPMSVSLVLGSLLTASNYIKSLIFATSAALLILTVGCFVMVPTQGALGAAKAVFITQMSVMLFSVLLTKKYFPKPDTTNIVLMFKLVFIGVLIWLSAWALDEFLKVSLIWFSIVTLLITCLLTLAFKLFNLSQLKTLRRG; this is encoded by the coding sequence ATGTCAACGAACAGACATTTTCTAAGAGATTCCATTGTTTTTCAAGGGCTGAACTGGATGGTAAAGCCATTATGGATATTTCTGATTGACAGGGAAGTACAAAACTTTTTGGGGTTAGAAGTGTATGGAAAATACTTAATTCACTTCAATTTTACTTTTCTATTCATTGTTCTATTGGATATCGGTATGCATAATTACCAAACCCGACAAGTAGCAGAAAATCGAGGGTTCTTGGAGACAGGCACACCCGGCTTGCTTTGGATAAAATTATTGCTAAGTATTTTCTATCTTTTATTTGTTTGGCAAGCAGGATTATTCAATGGGTTGGGTTCATTCTGGCTATTGGCGATAGGTATCAATCAGGTGCTAAATTCATGGATATTGTTTTTCAGGTCAACATTGGCAGGTCTGCATCTGTTTAGAATAGAAGCGGTAATTTCGGTTTTGGACAGAACTTTGGCAGGTATTGGCTGTGGTTTGTTTTTGTTTGTTCCAAATCTGCAACCATATTTTGGTCTTAAAGAATTTGTGCTTTTCCAAACTGTCGCACTCACAATCGGATTGTTAATTGTTGTAGGAATATGCATACGCAAAAAAGCCTTGTTGAGCATTGCGTTACCAGACTTTTCAAAGTTTAAAGCGTTGTTTATTGCAAACCTTCCTTTTGCTATCTTAACCATGATAATGAATTTTTACACCCGTTTGGATGTTATTTTTATCAGTCATTTGAGACCGGAAACTGCCAATTTTGAAGCAGGTATTTATGCTCACAGTTTTAGATTCTTGGATGCAGCAGGTATGTATGCAATGTTGTTTACAGGTATGCTATTGCCGATTTTTTCACGTCAATTGGCTCAAAAAGAAGATTTCAGGTCTATCTTAAAATTAGTACTCAAATTTGTGATTATTCCGGGACTTTGGTTGGTGGTAATGGCATTGCAAAAAGGAGCAGAGATAATGGACTTGCTATATACAACCGATAATATTGAAGAAACCATGTATTCTGCCGCAGTCTTTACATGGCTGATGGCATCGTATTTACCTATGTCAGTTTCATTGGTGTTAGGCTCGTTGCTCACTGCTAGCAATTATATTAAGTCTTTAATATTTGCCACTAGCGCAGCATTGCTTATTTTAACGGTTGGGTGTTTTGTAATGGTTCCGACACAAGGAGCTTTGGGAGCTGCTAAAGCTGTATTTATTACGCAAATGTCAGTGATGTTGTTTTCTGTATTGTTGACAAAGAAATATTTTCCGAAACCCGATACAACCAATATAGTGTTGATGTTCAAACTTGTTTTCATTGGAGTTTTAATTTGGTTGTCTGCATGGGCTTTAGATGAATTCCTAAAGGTGAGTTTGATATGGTTCAGCATTGTAACTTTATTGATTACATGTTTGCTGACCTTGGCGTTTAAACTCTTTAATCTATCACAATTAAAAACCCTGAGAAGAGGTTAA